ATTACGTGGACTGGTTCGCGCCGCATCCCCAAGCCGCACAGGTGACCGGCCGGCTGCTGCATTTCGGCCTGATCCGGCCCTACAAGGGCGTGGAGGGCCTGCTGGCGTCGATGGCCGACCTCGCCGAACCCGACTGCAGCCTGCGCGTGGTGGGCAATCCCGCCAGCCCGCAGATGCGCGCGCTGGTGGAGGCGGCATGCACGCGCGATCCGCGGGTCAGCGCGCTGCTGCAGTACGTCGACGATCCGACGCTGGCCATGGAAGTGTCCGCATCGGAACTGGTCGTCCTGCCCTACAGGGACATGCACAACTCCGGCACCCTGCTGCTGGCCCTCTCGCTGGCCCGCCCGGTGCTGGTGCCGCGCACCCCCAACAACGCGGCCGTCGCCGATGAGGTGGGGCCGGGCTGGGTCTTCATGTACGAGGGCGAGCTGGATGCGCAGGTGATCCGGTCGGGGCTCGCGCAGGCGCGCGCCACGCGGCGCGCGCCGATGCCCGACCTGTCGCGGCGGGCCTGGTCGCAGGCCGGGCGCCTGCATTACCGCAGCTATCTCGCCGCGATCCGCCAGCGGCGCGGTCTGCCGGCGGCCGGCGTCACGCCTTCCGCGCCCGAGCGGCGCTCCATCGACAGCCGCAGCCGGTGAGGCCGTGTCGGTGGTCGTGAAATCCGAATCCGGCGCGTCGCATCCGGGCCTGGGCGGTCGGGCGGCGGCCGGCGCCGCCAAGACCATGGCCGGGCAGGGCGCGCGCATGGTGGTGCAGTTCGGCGGGATCATCCTGCTGGCGCGCCTGCTGAGCCCGGAAGACTACGGCGTCATGGCGATGGTGACCGCGCTGGTCGGCATCTGCGAGATCCTGCGCGACTTCGGCCTTTCCTCGGCGGCGATCCAGGCCAAGAGCCTGTCGCGCGCGCAGCGCGACAACCTGTTCTGGTTGAACAGCGCGATCGGGCTGGTG
The window above is part of the Pseudoxanthomonas sp. X-1 genome. Proteins encoded here:
- a CDS encoding glycosyltransferase, with product MTPHDHGAQARSGGRPLLTVLQQFNAPTPRTNPYLVQLLAALAPLVRVRFWSLRTALLSRYDVVHLHWPEYTMRHPTVLGRLLRQCAVALLLLRWTVLRTPIVRTLHNLTPHEQGGAVERWLLRRMDRMTSRWIRINQTTEPRAPGTDTALHGHYVDWFAPHPQAAQVTGRLLHFGLIRPYKGVEGLLASMADLAEPDCSLRVVGNPASPQMRALVEAACTRDPRVSALLQYVDDPTLAMEVSASELVVLPYRDMHNSGTLLLALSLARPVLVPRTPNNAAVADEVGPGWVFMYEGELDAQVIRSGLAQARATRRAPMPDLSRRAWSQAGRLHYRSYLAAIRQRRGLPAAGVTPSAPERRSIDSRSR